A section of the Vescimonas fastidiosa genome encodes:
- the selD gene encoding selenide, water dikinase SelD has protein sequence MGNEKLFCKGGGCTAKLGAGILSRVLERLPKFDKDPALLIGYDSKDDAAVYKLTDEVAVVQTLDFFPPMVDDPYTFGQIAATNALSDIWAMGGQVKTALNIVCFPEKSDLNILGEMMRGGAEKVAEAGGVLAGGHSIADSDVKYGLSVMGVVHPDHIYANNTPQTGDCLVLTKRLGVGILCTANRVGEASAEAMEAAIASMTTLNKYAAQCCRAYEVHACTDVTGFSFLGHLHEMMDGAHSCRIEAGAVPVFSEALRHADEFLLTAAGQRNRNHTGPFVRFENVPFAMEEVLFDPQTSGGLLVALPKEQAAALVEDLRRGGAPAAVVGEVTDSEDIEIRVIG, from the coding sequence ATGGGTAACGAAAAACTGTTTTGTAAGGGCGGCGGCTGCACCGCCAAGCTGGGCGCCGGCATTTTGAGCCGGGTGCTGGAAAGGCTGCCGAAGTTTGACAAGGACCCGGCGCTGCTCATCGGCTACGACAGCAAGGATGACGCCGCCGTGTATAAGCTGACGGATGAGGTGGCGGTGGTGCAGACCCTGGACTTTTTCCCGCCTATGGTGGACGACCCCTACACCTTCGGGCAGATCGCAGCCACCAACGCCCTCAGCGATATATGGGCCATGGGCGGCCAGGTAAAAACAGCGCTGAACATTGTGTGCTTCCCGGAGAAGTCGGACCTGAATATTCTGGGGGAGATGATGCGCGGCGGCGCGGAAAAGGTGGCGGAGGCCGGTGGCGTGCTGGCCGGAGGCCACTCCATCGCCGACAGCGATGTGAAATACGGTCTGTCGGTTATGGGCGTTGTCCACCCGGACCATATTTACGCCAACAACACGCCCCAAACAGGTGACTGCCTGGTGCTGACCAAGCGGCTGGGCGTGGGCATTCTCTGCACCGCAAACCGTGTAGGCGAGGCCAGCGCCGAGGCTATGGAAGCCGCCATTGCCTCCATGACCACCCTGAATAAATATGCCGCCCAGTGCTGCCGGGCCTACGAGGTTCACGCCTGCACGGATGTGACGGGGTTCAGCTTCCTGGGCCACCTGCATGAGATGATGGACGGGGCCCACAGCTGCCGCATCGAGGCCGGGGCAGTACCGGTTTTCTCCGAGGCGCTGCGCCACGCGGATGAATTTTTGCTGACGGCGGCGGGGCAGCGAAACCGCAACCACACCGGGCCCTTCGTGCGGTTTGAAAATGTCCCCTTCGCCATGGAGGAGGTGCTGTTTGACCCCCAGACCTCCGGCGGATTGCTGGTGGCTCTGCCCAAAGAGCAGGCGGCGGCCTTGGTGGAGGACCTGCGCCGGGGCGGCGCGCCGGCAGCCGTCGTGGGAGAAGTGACAGACAGCGAGGACATCGAAATTCGCGTTATCGGATAA
- a CDS encoding uridine kinase family protein, which produces MRVIDLENINTAMRNEEQFVLRCEEVFHDKIGSAAATILADKAKKPIVALTGPSGSGKTTTAMRLQQYLENLGVKVCMLSMDNFFLPLNQRPPEAADWESPYCVNRQLLVDCIHRLSDGQEVDIPWYDFVTGNTGGWHKMQGDKDAIIIAEGIHMLNPLIFDQLRSEANGIYVAPRTRIITNEDKIVRPEQLRVVRRMIRDYKTRGHSLQDTVRKAQSVDRGEVNYIQPYKNNAAIHIDSFHDYEPCILAKYLEEIPRFREELTPEFISQYGLTDLMKAVESVPPLHTPYVPLNSIVREFVGGSCFQY; this is translated from the coding sequence ATGCGCGTCATAGATTTGGAAAATATTAACACAGCCATGCGCAATGAGGAGCAGTTCGTTCTGCGCTGCGAGGAGGTCTTTCACGATAAGATCGGCTCCGCCGCGGCTACCATTTTAGCTGATAAAGCCAAAAAGCCCATTGTGGCCCTCACCGGCCCCTCCGGCTCCGGCAAGACCACCACAGCCATGCGCCTGCAGCAGTATCTGGAAAACCTGGGCGTAAAGGTCTGCATGCTGAGCATGGACAATTTCTTCCTGCCCCTGAACCAGCGTCCTCCGGAGGCCGCGGACTGGGAGAGCCCTTACTGCGTCAACCGCCAGCTCCTGGTGGACTGCATCCACCGCTTATCCGACGGCCAGGAGGTGGATATTCCCTGGTACGATTTCGTCACCGGCAACACCGGCGGCTGGCACAAGATGCAGGGCGACAAGGACGCCATCATCATCGCCGAGGGCATCCATATGCTCAATCCCCTGATCTTCGACCAGCTGCGCAGTGAGGCCAACGGCATCTATGTGGCCCCCCGCACCCGCATTATAACCAATGAGGATAAGATCGTCCGGCCCGAGCAGCTGCGGGTGGTCCGGCGCATGATCCGGGACTACAAGACCCGGGGCCACTCCCTGCAGGACACCGTCCGCAAGGCCCAAAGCGTGGATCGGGGCGAGGTGAATTATATCCAGCCCTATAAGAATAACGCCGCCATCCACATTGACAGCTTCCACGACTACGAGCCCTGCATCCTGGCCAAATACCTGGAGGAGATCCCCCGCTTCCGGGAGGAGCTGACGCCGGAGTTCATCAGCCAGTACGGCCTTACAGATCTGATGAAGGCCGTGGAGAGCGTTCCTCCCCTGCACACCCCCTATGTGCCCCTGAATTCCATCGTTCGGGAGTTTGTGGGCGGCAGCTGCTTCCAGTATTGA
- a CDS encoding DUF3343 domain-containing protein, giving the protein MLQKKLCLVVTFDATAAAMAAEKYCLERGVPGRLIPVPREITAGCGLAWKAEVDQEEAVTAALEAAGIAYSGVHRVII; this is encoded by the coding sequence ATGCTGCAAAAAAAACTGTGCCTGGTGGTGACCTTTGACGCCACCGCCGCCGCCATGGCGGCGGAAAAATACTGCCTGGAAAGGGGCGTTCCCGGGCGGCTGATCCCGGTGCCCCGGGAGATCACCGCCGGATGCGGCCTTGCCTGGAAGGCGGAGGTGGACCAGGAGGAGGCCGTCACCGCCGCTTTGGAGGCGGCTGGCATCGCATACAGCGGGGTGCATCGGGTCATAATTTGA
- a CDS encoding lipoate--protein ligase: protein MLTVQNLSHDPFYNQAFEEYIYQTYQDDDIFLLWQNSPAVVVGSYQNICREVHVEALRQRGIPVVRRISGGGTVYHDLGNVNYTYIIRTNGALDYDAVLSPVIAALNAIGVPARKNRTCDIAIGDLKISGSAQRMIKGRLLHHGTLLFSSDLGVLDQITTHRKNDCFQSRGTQSAICTVTNIQEHLESPMTIGEFQDRLLRQMVPPGSPHLALTQEQEAEVCRLRDEKYRSWEWTWGKTPAFTYEKSGAFRGAPIRVAYQAKGGIVSGAVIDCVAIDGVLATQLLNGARLDPEGFAAICRRLAGERAEELMDWLM from the coding sequence ATGCTAACTGTGCAAAATCTTTCCCACGATCCGTTTTATAACCAGGCCTTTGAAGAATACATCTATCAGACCTATCAGGACGATGATATTTTCCTGCTGTGGCAGAACTCCCCGGCGGTGGTGGTGGGCAGCTACCAGAACATCTGCCGGGAGGTCCATGTGGAGGCCCTGCGGCAGCGGGGAATTCCCGTGGTGCGCCGGATCAGCGGCGGCGGGACGGTCTATCACGACCTGGGCAATGTGAACTATACCTACATTATCCGCACGAACGGCGCTTTGGACTATGACGCCGTGCTCTCGCCGGTGATCGCGGCGCTGAACGCCATCGGCGTTCCCGCCCGGAAGAACCGAACCTGTGACATCGCCATCGGCGATTTGAAAATTTCCGGCAGCGCCCAAAGGATGATAAAGGGGCGGCTGCTGCACCACGGAACGCTGCTGTTTTCCTCGGATCTGGGCGTGCTGGATCAGATCACTACCCACCGGAAAAACGACTGCTTCCAAAGCCGGGGGACCCAGTCCGCCATCTGCACCGTCACAAATATTCAGGAGCATTTGGAAAGCCCCATGACCATTGGGGAATTTCAGGATCGGCTGCTGAGGCAGATGGTGCCGCCGGGGAGTCCGCATCTGGCCCTGACGCAGGAGCAGGAGGCGGAGGTCTGCCGCCTGCGGGATGAAAAATACCGCAGCTGGGAGTGGACATGGGGGAAAACCCCTGCCTTTACCTACGAAAAGTCCGGGGCCTTTCGCGGCGCGCCCATCCGCGTGGCCTATCAGGCCAAGGGGGGTATCGTTTCCGGCGCGGTCATCGACTGCGTCGCCATTGACGGGGTCCTGGCGACGCAGCTTCTGAACGGCGCGCGCTTAGACCCGGAGGGCTTTGCCGCCATCTGCCGCCGACTGGCAGGGGAGAGGGCGGAGGAGCTGATGGACTGGCTCATGTAA
- a CDS encoding YeiH family protein — protein sequence MQSIKKNIPGLAVCLAIAVPSWLLGKLVPVIGGPVFSILIGMLIALFWTPGASCKPGIGFTSKKNLQAAVVLLGFGLNLNVVLQTGKQSLPIIVCTITTSLLVAFALHKLLHIDGETGTLIGVGSSICGGSAIAATASVINADDEKVAQSISVIFFFNVLAALLFPLLGQAIGFDTTSGEAFGIFAGTAVNDTSSVTAAASTWDSMWDLGSQTLDKAVTVKLTRTLAIIPITLVLSLLQAKKAGDGQGRFRLKNAFPLFILWFICASVVTTLCTSLGVSGAVFRPLKELSKFFIIMAMAAIGLNSNLVKLVKSGGKPLLLGACCWVSITAVSLLMQHVMGLW from the coding sequence ATGCAATCCATTAAGAAAAATATACCGGGCCTGGCTGTGTGCCTTGCCATTGCCGTTCCCTCCTGGCTGCTGGGAAAGCTGGTGCCGGTGATCGGCGGGCCGGTTTTCTCCATCCTCATAGGGATGCTTATTGCCCTGTTCTGGACACCGGGCGCATCCTGCAAGCCGGGCATAGGCTTTACTTCTAAGAAAAATTTGCAGGCAGCCGTGGTGCTGCTGGGCTTTGGTCTGAACCTGAATGTGGTGCTGCAAACCGGAAAGCAGTCGCTGCCCATCATCGTCTGCACCATTACCACATCGCTGCTGGTAGCCTTTGCCCTGCACAAGCTGCTGCATATTGACGGGGAAACCGGCACACTGATCGGCGTGGGTTCCTCCATCTGCGGCGGCAGCGCCATCGCCGCCACGGCCTCAGTCATAAACGCGGATGATGAAAAGGTTGCCCAGTCTATCTCCGTCATTTTCTTTTTCAATGTACTGGCCGCGCTGCTGTTTCCGCTGCTGGGGCAGGCCATCGGCTTTGACACCACCTCCGGCGAGGCCTTCGGCATCTTCGCCGGAACGGCGGTAAACGACACCTCCTCCGTCACGGCGGCAGCCTCCACATGGGACAGCATGTGGGATCTGGGAAGTCAGACTCTGGATAAAGCCGTGACCGTCAAGCTGACCCGTACCCTGGCCATCATTCCCATTACACTGGTGCTCTCGCTGCTGCAGGCGAAGAAGGCCGGAGACGGTCAGGGACGCTTCCGGCTGAAAAACGCCTTTCCCCTGTTCATTCTGTGGTTCATCTGCGCTTCGGTAGTCACCACCCTCTGCACATCCCTCGGCGTGTCCGGAGCCGTGTTCCGGCCCCTGAAGGAGCTGAGCAAGTTCTTCATTATCATGGCCATGGCGGCCATCGGGCTGAACAGCAATCTCGTCAAGCTGGTAAAAAGCGGCGGCAAGCCCCTGCTGCTGGGTGCCTGCTGCTGGGTGAGCATCACCGCCGTCAGCCTGCTGATGCAGCATGTAATGGGCCTCTGGTGA
- the yedF gene encoding sulfurtransferase-like selenium metabolism protein YedF, with product MLKVNAIGDTCPIPVVKTKDAIRQLGADGGVVETLVDNEIAVQNLTKMANQKGYGVESEKLGENEYRVTMTVGAGADLPAENEETVCAVPAGQKNTVVVVAADHMGEGQGELGKNLLKAFLYALSQQERLPKTILFYNGGASLTCQGSLSLEDLQSMAERGVEILTCGTCLNFYGLTEKLAVGGVTNMYDIVEKQMAADLIVRP from the coding sequence ATGCTGAAAGTGAACGCTATAGGCGATACCTGCCCCATCCCCGTGGTAAAGACCAAGGACGCCATCCGCCAGCTGGGCGCAGACGGCGGTGTGGTGGAGACCTTAGTTGACAATGAAATTGCCGTGCAGAACCTGACCAAGATGGCCAATCAAAAGGGCTACGGCGTGGAGAGCGAGAAGCTGGGAGAAAACGAGTACCGGGTCACCATGACCGTGGGCGCCGGGGCCGACCTGCCCGCCGAGAATGAGGAGACCGTGTGCGCCGTTCCCGCCGGGCAGAAAAACACCGTTGTGGTGGTGGCGGCCGACCACATGGGCGAGGGCCAGGGCGAGCTGGGTAAGAACCTGCTGAAGGCCTTTCTCTACGCTCTGAGCCAGCAGGAGCGTCTGCCTAAGACCATCCTGTTTTATAACGGCGGAGCGTCCCTCACCTGCCAGGGCTCCCTGTCCCTGGAGGACCTGCAATCCATGGCGGAGCGGGGCGTGGAAATTCTCACCTGCGGCACCTGCCTGAATTTCTACGGGCTGACGGAGAAGCTGGCCGTGGGCGGCGTGACCAATATGTACGACATCGTGGAAAAGCAGATGGCCGCCGACCTCATCGTAAGGCCCTGA
- a CDS encoding 4Fe-4S binding protein produces the protein MRKRRKNSRGLSQYVPSALLFLLFEAVAVTLWLTKGNLFYLLNFSYIGACLGLGTALFTAGKRYARHFVQVAVGSYMLLYLGVISHENMQIEGFWYYLFLGVFEAATIHYAVAKIFGPLLFGRGWCGYACWTAMVLDFLPYKQPQKPRKKKLGILRYVMFALSLALVSGLFLMKAAHLEEIMFWLFLAGNALYYIAGIALAFLFRDNRAFCKYLCPITVFLKPMSYFSLLRVHCDEEKCIHCGKCLRTCPMDVEVNRESRKRKNGTECILCYECTKACPTKALH, from the coding sequence ATGAGGAAAAGAAGGAAAAATAGCAGAGGGCTTTCCCAATATGTCCCCTCGGCACTGCTGTTTTTACTGTTTGAAGCTGTGGCGGTTACGCTGTGGCTTACAAAGGGCAACCTGTTTTATCTGCTGAATTTCAGCTATATCGGGGCCTGTCTCGGCCTGGGGACGGCACTGTTTACCGCCGGGAAGCGCTATGCCCGGCATTTCGTGCAGGTGGCGGTGGGCAGCTATATGCTGCTGTACCTGGGCGTGATCTCCCATGAGAATATGCAGATCGAGGGCTTTTGGTACTATCTGTTTTTGGGCGTATTTGAGGCGGCGACCATCCACTACGCCGTGGCGAAGATTTTTGGGCCCTTGCTTTTTGGCCGGGGCTGGTGCGGCTACGCCTGCTGGACGGCCATGGTGCTGGACTTTCTGCCCTATAAGCAGCCGCAGAAGCCACGGAAGAAAAAACTGGGAATTTTGCGCTATGTGATGTTTGCGCTGTCTCTGGCCTTGGTTTCCGGTCTCTTTCTGATGAAGGCCGCGCACCTGGAGGAGATCATGTTCTGGCTTTTCCTTGCCGGAAATGCGCTTTACTACATCGCGGGCATTGCGCTGGCCTTCCTGTTCAGGGATAACCGGGCATTTTGCAAGTACCTGTGCCCCATTACGGTGTTTCTCAAGCCCATGAGCTACTTCTCCCTGCTGCGGGTCCACTGCGACGAGGAAAAGTGCATCCACTGCGGCAAATGTCTGCGCACCTGCCCTATGGATGTGGAGGTCAACCGGGAATCCCGCAAGCGGAAAAACGGGACAGAGTGCATCCTCTGCTACGAATGCACGAAGGCCTGCCCCACAAAGGCGCTGCACTGA
- a CDS encoding RNA polymerase sigma factor encodes MLNMLMTSEYAPAEERHRLQRMLLRVAEGEREALAELYRHTRAAVYGLALSYLKNAHDAQDLTQDVYVQVWDCAQQYRPTGSPIGWLLTVCRSLCLMRLRREKNNAALSEEEWDAIPAQACGLDADERILLQQALGSLAEEERRIVLLHAVTGMKHREIAALLELPLPTVLSKYHRALKKMRSTLEGDDAR; translated from the coding sequence ATGCTCAATATGCTGATGACAAGTGAATATGCCCCGGCGGAGGAGCGGCACCGGCTGCAGCGGATGCTCCTCCGGGTTGCCGAAGGGGAACGCGAGGCACTGGCGGAGCTGTATCGGCACACCCGGGCGGCGGTGTACGGCCTGGCGCTGTCGTACCTTAAAAATGCGCACGACGCCCAGGACCTGACCCAGGATGTCTATGTGCAGGTGTGGGACTGCGCGCAGCAGTACCGCCCCACCGGCTCGCCCATAGGCTGGCTGCTGACCGTGTGCCGGAGCCTGTGCCTGATGCGTCTGCGGCGGGAAAAGAACAATGCCGCCCTCAGTGAGGAGGAATGGGACGCCATTCCTGCCCAGGCGTGCGGGCTGGATGCCGATGAACGCATTCTGCTGCAGCAGGCGCTGGGGTCTCTGGCAGAGGAGGAGCGGCGCATTGTGCTGCTCCATGCGGTTACGGGCATGAAGCATCGGGAGATTGCGGCCCTGCTGGAGCTGCCGCTTCCTACCGTCCTGTCAAAATATCACAGAGCATTGAAAAAGATGCGAAGTACTCTGGAAGGAGATGACGCCCGATGA
- a CDS encoding biotin/lipoyl-containing protein, whose amino-acid sequence MEKKINMPKLAPEMESGVLCAWLKEEGESVAAGEPLFEIETNKVVNQVEATTSGVLKKQLVEEGDTVRVDTAVAVVEAE is encoded by the coding sequence ATGGAAAAGAAGATCAATATGCCTAAGCTGGCACCGGAAATGGAAAGCGGCGTTTTGTGCGCATGGCTGAAGGAGGAGGGCGAGAGCGTCGCGGCAGGCGAGCCCCTTTTTGAGATTGAGACCAATAAAGTAGTTAACCAGGTGGAGGCCACTACCTCCGGCGTGCTGAAAAAGCAGCTGGTGGAGGAGGGGGACACCGTTCGTGTGGACACCGCCGTGGCGGTGGTGGAAGCGGAGTAA
- a CDS encoding lipoate--protein ligase, with the protein MIYIETGSTDVYYNFALEYYFTLEKRLPDTVFLFWRTTPTLMVGKYQNVLEEINKPYADAHGIHLVRRMSGGGTIYTDMGGWQFTFIQHKEAGEIEFGQYIAPVIDALREMGVNTAFNGRNDLTINGKKFSGNAQYRLGDCIVHHGSLLFDTDIAQMVASTTVDSYKITSKSIKSVRDRVTNISEHLPGPMDAETFKETMVRHIMNGSTATYTVTPEDDARIREIAREQFQSWERIFGRSPKFTIDRTGRFAGGKVQFKLDVQKGLIRDAAVYGDFFSTLDADTLCAALLGCPYERGAVLKALRSHGIDGAVYRISAEELASVVVD; encoded by the coding sequence ATGATCTATATTGAGACCGGCTCCACGGATGTGTACTATAACTTCGCTCTGGAATACTACTTCACCCTGGAAAAGCGTCTGCCGGATACGGTGTTCCTATTCTGGCGCACCACGCCGACCTTGATGGTGGGCAAGTACCAGAATGTGCTGGAGGAGATCAACAAGCCCTATGCCGATGCCCACGGCATTCATCTGGTGCGCCGCATGAGCGGCGGCGGCACCATCTATACGGACATGGGCGGCTGGCAGTTTACCTTTATCCAGCACAAGGAGGCTGGGGAAATCGAATTTGGCCAGTATATCGCCCCGGTGATTGACGCATTGCGGGAGATGGGGGTCAACACCGCCTTCAACGGCCGCAACGACCTGACCATCAACGGCAAGAAGTTCTCCGGCAACGCCCAGTACCGGCTGGGCGACTGCATCGTGCATCACGGCTCCCTGCTGTTTGACACGGATATTGCCCAGATGGTGGCCTCCACCACCGTGGACAGCTACAAGATCACCTCCAAGAGCATCAAGTCCGTCCGGGACCGCGTGACCAACATCTCTGAGCATCTTCCCGGCCCCATGGACGCGGAGACCTTCAAGGAGACCATGGTGCGCCACATTATGAACGGCAGCACCGCTACCTATACCGTCACGCCGGAGGACGACGCCCGCATCCGGGAGATCGCCCGGGAGCAGTTTCAAAGCTGGGAGCGGATCTTCGGCAGAAGCCCGAAGTTCACCATTGACCGCACGGGCCGCTTTGCCGGCGGGAAGGTCCAGTTCAAGCTGGATGTGCAGAAGGGGCTTATCCGGGATGCCGCCGTATACGGCGACTTCTTCTCCACCCTGGACGCCGACACCCTCTGCGCCGCGCTGCTGGGCTGCCCCTATGAGCGGGGGGCGGTGCTGAAAGCCCTCCGCAGCCACGGCATCGACGGGGCGGTATACCGCATTTCCGCCGAGGAGCTTGCATCGGTGGTGGTTGACTAA
- a CDS encoding PepSY domain-containing protein, with protein sequence MTNEKMEQRLASALEKTAPDDVSGVLSRCEVRKGTVSSMKANHTIKKKWATLVAACLAVILLGGGGVLYQQANAAASVVSLDVNPSIELRVSRSEKVLACAPLNEDAKAILADMGGGADLKGAKLDVAVNAIVGSLVRNGYLSSISSAIMISVEDKNTARAEKLQRELTDAVDGVLQTSDAKASVLTQTLTQDAAREQQARENSISTGKAALVNRILAINPALQFDALAKLSVEELKDLAEAGAPAMPIGKDKALSIAAAAFSRDLADEIRYSEVDAELDESPAQYEVEITGQKGEEIEYKIDAYTGTILESKRETEEKTSAAQPTSSGDIGHAKAKAIALNHAGVSESKAYDMEIELDEEDGMLVYEVEFKSGGMEYSYEINAATGAIVKQEAEPDR encoded by the coding sequence ATGACCAATGAAAAAATGGAGCAGAGGTTGGCCTCGGCCCTGGAAAAGACTGCGCCGGACGATGTGAGCGGCGTTCTCTCCCGCTGTGAAGTGCGGAAAGGAACGGTAAGCAGCATGAAAGCAAACCATACAATAAAGAAAAAATGGGCAACCCTTGTGGCCGCCTGTCTGGCGGTGATCCTGTTGGGCGGCGGAGGCGTGCTTTACCAGCAGGCAAATGCGGCCGCGTCCGTGGTGTCCCTGGATGTAAATCCCAGCATCGAGCTGCGGGTCAGCCGGAGTGAAAAGGTGCTGGCCTGTGCGCCGCTCAATGAGGATGCAAAAGCCATTCTTGCGGATATGGGCGGTGGGGCCGACCTCAAGGGGGCCAAGCTGGATGTGGCGGTGAACGCCATTGTAGGCAGCCTTGTGCGTAACGGCTACCTCAGCAGCATTTCCTCCGCCATTATGATCTCGGTGGAGGACAAGAATACCGCCCGGGCGGAAAAGCTTCAGCGGGAGCTGACGGACGCCGTGGACGGCGTATTGCAGACAAGTGATGCAAAGGCATCGGTTCTGACGCAGACCCTGACGCAGGATGCGGCCCGGGAGCAGCAGGCCCGGGAAAACAGCATTTCTACCGGCAAGGCGGCGCTGGTGAATCGCATTCTCGCCATCAACCCGGCACTGCAATTCGATGCGCTTGCAAAGCTCTCGGTGGAGGAGCTGAAGGATCTGGCGGAGGCGGGCGCGCCTGCCATGCCCATCGGCAAGGACAAGGCATTGAGCATTGCTGCGGCGGCCTTCAGCAGGGATCTTGCAGATGAGATACGGTACAGTGAGGTGGATGCGGAGCTGGATGAATCCCCGGCACAGTATGAGGTGGAGATCACCGGCCAAAAGGGCGAGGAAATAGAGTATAAGATTGACGCCTACACCGGCACGATCCTGGAGAGTAAGCGCGAGACGGAGGAAAAGACATCTGCGGCGCAGCCCACCTCCTCCGGCGACATCGGCCACGCCAAGGCGAAAGCCATCGCCCTGAACCACGCGGGCGTGAGCGAGAGCAAGGCGTATGACATGGAGATCGAGCTGGACGAGGAGGACGGGATGCTCGTCTACGAGGTGGAGTTCAAGTCCGGCGGCATGGAGTACAGCTACGAGATTAACGCCGCCACCGGCGCGATCGTCAAGCAGGAGGCGGAGCCGGATCGCTGA
- the lipA gene encoding lipoyl synthase, whose protein sequence is MEKKPEWLKVRYNQDAVNEVAALMRDLKLNTVCKEANCPNLGECYQKHTSTFMILGSVCTRNCRFCNVTTGHPLPPDPEEPMNVAKAAKKLNLRHVVLTCSTRDDLPDGGAEQFAKCVRAIREVCPGTTVETLISDMKGDHASLDTVIAAHPEVLNHNVETVKELQAAVRPQARYERSLGVLRYCKEQDPTLLTKTGFMVGLGETEEQISRLMDDILETGCDILTIGQYLQPSPQHYPLARYATPEDFARWKELALTKGFRHVASAPLARSSYKAWEALEDVHDLY, encoded by the coding sequence ATGGAAAAGAAACCGGAATGGCTGAAGGTCCGCTACAATCAGGACGCCGTCAACGAGGTGGCGGCGCTGATGCGGGATCTGAAGCTGAACACCGTCTGCAAGGAGGCCAACTGCCCCAATCTGGGCGAGTGCTACCAGAAGCACACCTCCACCTTTATGATCCTCGGCAGTGTCTGCACCCGGAACTGCCGATTCTGCAATGTGACCACCGGCCACCCTCTGCCCCCCGACCCGGAGGAGCCTATGAATGTGGCAAAGGCAGCCAAAAAGCTGAATCTGCGGCATGTGGTCCTGACCTGCTCCACCCGGGACGACCTGCCGGACGGGGGCGCGGAGCAGTTCGCCAAGTGCGTCCGGGCCATTCGGGAGGTCTGCCCCGGCACTACCGTGGAGACGCTGATCTCCGACATGAAGGGCGACCACGCCTCTCTGGACACGGTGATCGCCGCCCACCCGGAGGTGCTGAACCACAATGTGGAGACGGTGAAGGAGCTGCAGGCTGCCGTGCGGCCCCAGGCCCGGTACGAGCGGTCCCTGGGCGTGCTGCGCTACTGCAAGGAGCAGGACCCCACGCTGCTGACCAAGACCGGCTTCATGGTGGGGCTGGGAGAGACGGAGGAGCAGATCAGCCGCCTGATGGACGACATTCTGGAGACCGGCTGCGACATTCTCACCATCGGGCAGTATCTCCAGCCCTCGCCCCAGCACTATCCCCTGGCGCGGTACGCCACGCCGGAGGATTTTGCCCGCTGGAAGGAGCTGGCGCTTACCAAGGGCTTCCGCCATGTGGCCTCCGCGCCGCTGGCCCGGAGCTCCTATAAGGCCTGGGAGGCACTGGAGGATGTCCATGATCTATATTGA